The Camelina sativa cultivar DH55 chromosome 18, Cs, whole genome shotgun sequence DNA window CTATTAAATCGTttctgtgttttctttttaggaAACATGAAGCCTGTCTTCTGCGGGAACTTTGAGTATGATGCTCGTGAGAGTGATCTTGAGAGGCTTTTCAGAAAATATGGCAAGGTCGAGAGGGTTGATATGAAAGCTGGTAAGTCTTGGCTCTTggcttttttttattctctcttagtttccttctttcttttgttttgtcaacttGGATGGATAAAAAGTCTTGTAAACCACTCCAAATCCGATGAACAAGCCAAATTCAATCAAAAACATTGTTCTTGTTTCCACGAACACGCTCATTCCGTATGAATCTCTGGAGGACCGTATCCCACATTCCGTATGCCATTGGTTCGTCAGTCATCTGATTCCAGCATCTGCCTAGCCAGCCACTTGAAGCACCCGGCATGAAGTTCATAGCATACCtcagagaagagaaaagatccGAGTAATTTTAGGGTAAACCGCCATactcaaaatttgattttggcGCAGGATTATTTGGGATGCCCATTCTCCCACCCTGCCCCATTGATGGACCCTATGGAATAATCCATTTCCTGCTTTAAAGAGTCGCCCTTCATCTGCGCAATGGCACTACGTTCCCATACCCTCTGCCTTAGTTGCATTTCATTCCTCTTGACTTTTCCTACTCTTGGACATGGCCTCTTTGGTAGAATCATACCAACCTCTCACAGCATATCAAAATGGAGAATGCACCACCGCGTTTCTGTTCACAATTCCGTCtgacctcctcctcctcatcctcattTTCAGTTGTTCTTCTTTGACATATTAATTCCATAATGCAAGGTCTGTAAAACTACTTAATAGTTTGTAGAGATTTTAGGTTCTACGGAATGTTCAAATATATGTTTGTCACAGTAAGTAGTAAAGACTATTTCGAAGGAGCCTTTACATTAGAAATCCTATTGAAGGAGGTTCATTTACTTGGTTTACTTTATATGATTGTTCTGATTTCTGCCTCTTGGTTCTTTCCGCAGGCTTTGCTTTTGTCTATATGGAAGACGAGAGAGATGCTGAAGATGCCATCCGAGCGCTTGATCGCTATGAATATGGCCGCACGGGACGCAGACTCCGTGTTGAGTGGACAAAGGTAGAAAATTGAATATCATTTTTAAGACTTACTAATACTATTCAAGACGGTTTTAGTGATTGAATTGCAAATTTCTTATACGTTGGTATAGAATGACCGTGTAGCTGCTGGAAGATCAGGTAGTGGCTCAAGGAGATCATCGTCTAGCATGAGACCTTCCAAGACTCTGTTTGTGATCAACTTCGATGCACAGGGCACTAGGACTCGGGACTTGGAGAGACACTTTGAGCCGTATGGAAAAATCGTTAATGTTAGAATCAGAAGGAACTTTGCGTTTATCCAATATGAGTCGCAAGAAGATGCTACCAGAGCGCTGGAATCTACAAATTCAAGGTTTCTTTTCTTGTCCAGTTTCACACTCTCATTTGTCCTGAATGCTTTCCCTACTTCAGTTTCACACTCCAatgtctgtttttttgtttgttattgcaGTAAGCTGATGGACAACGTGATNTAGAATGACCGTGTAGCTGCTGGAAGATCAGGTGGTGGTTCAAGGAGATCATCGTCTAGCATGAGACCTTCCAAGACTCTGTTTGTGATCAACTTCGATGCACAGGGCACTAGGACTCGGGACTTGGAGAGACACTTTGAGCCGTATGGAAAAATCGTTAATGTTAGAATCAGAAGGAACTTTGCGTTTATCCAATATGAGTCGCAAGAAGATGCTACCAGAGCACTTGAATCTACAAATTCAAGGTTTCTTTCTTGTCCAGTTTCACACTCTCATAGTCCTGAATGCTTGGCCCTACTTCATCTTCCAttgtctgtttttgtttgtttgttattgcaGTAAGCTGATGGACAACGTGATCTCAGTGGAGTATGCTAAGAAAGATGATGATGCGAGAGGGAACGGATACAGTCCTGAAAGACGCCGTGATAGGTCACCTGATAGGAGAAGGCGGTCACCGAGTCCTTACAGAAGAGAAAGGGGAAGTCCTGACTATGGCCGAGGTGCTAGTCCAGTAGCTCACAGGAGGGAAAGGACTAGTCCTGATTATGGTCGCGGACGACGCAGCCCGAGCCCTTACAGGAGAGCCAGACTTAGCCCTGATTATAAGAGGGATGACCGTAGAAGGGAGAGGGTGGCTAGCCCTGAGAATGGAGCTGTGAGGAACCGAAGTCCAAAAAAGGAACGTGATGAAAGCAGGAGCCCTCCTCCATATGAGAAGAGGAGGGAGAGATCGAGGTCAAGGTCGAAGTCAAGCCCTGAGAATGGTCAAGTTGAAAGCCCTGGACAGATAATGGAAGAAGATGCAGTAAGAGGATATGATGGTGCAGAAAGCCCAATACGCGAGAGGTACCCCATCTCAAGCTATCTTTAGATTACATTTTGAATGATATCTATATCGCATATactttacatatttttgttttgtggtttttgacACTGAAGCAGCCCCTCGCGTTCGCCTCAAGCAGAGGAATGATTTGGATGCAGACAGATGATTGTGTCAGATTCACAAATGAAATGTCTCTCAAAGTAGCCGTGTTCTGAACTGAAGTCTTTTGTTATGTCATGCTTTAGTTATTTAGTGTGTTCGTTTGTCTTTTGTTAAGAGTGCTATTGTAAAACTTCATTTATTTTGACTCGTACGAATCTGCTTATTGTAGTATTGGTAAAAATGTTATTCTCGTTGGGATTACTTTATCTGACTTTTAGAATCTCtcttttaaaatgaaaacacaGCTAAATATAGTCGATAAGATCACTAAACACGTAACATAATGTACAAAGGTTACGGGTTTATATAGTAACATGTAAATATGAACGCAAAGCTCAAAACAAACGGACAAAACTATAGTAAGTAAACATCAGAATCATTACAACTGTCAGTGGTTAGACATACACCTAGGTGGAAACCAATATGGTGAATGGTGATAAGTGCCATTTGTTTTATGTGATGAGTAAACTTAAAATGAGGATGAAAAGGAGGGAAGTTAGGCAGAAACATTACTATAAGGGAGAGGTTGTGGTAAAGAGTGGGTTTACTTATTAGGCTAAAActactagaaaaagtaaaaagataaagagagtGTCTCAGTTGTTGAGACATGAGAGTCTAAAAACGCAACTCcaactcacacacacacatacattatCTCATCTTATCGATTACTAGCAAAAATTCAAGCACTGAACGCAATCTAACGTAACAATTCTATCTTTCAATGGATCTTGATTGATAGATTTGATGGAGACATTATTAACTCCTAGCTTTGTTCTTTCCAACAAGTTTAGTGTTCTTGAAACATACAACGTTAACGTCACCAAATCGttccaaaatatcataaaactttcttaaataaagaagaaagctttggaagtcaaattgaatttgaaaagGGCCGGGGAACTGTACGTTTCTCTGCTTATAATTGAATAATCTGTCGACTTAACTTACTCAGAGCAAATCTAGTGATCGTTCCTCAACCaatttttcaaagaaaataaaaaatatttaaaaagtaagAGAAAGAATTTAGGAGGGTACTCAAATTACTTATTTGAGAACCAATTCTTTACCTATATGTACATGTGTCTCTTTAGTAGTggtcaaattttaataaaaaaattaaaatgttatcatataattaaaatatgtatattttttttttctgagtaaCGATTGTCCAGTTTGGACGGTTGGATTTGCTCTTAGATTGTATAGAGTATATTATGATAAagtaaaacacaaaagaaatggtatattatataataagaagTGTGATGGCCCCAAATAAATATGGACCGGTGGATGTGTAGCCGT harbors:
- the LOC104761211 gene encoding serine/arginine-rich splicing factor RS41 isoform X1, producing MKPVFCGNFEYDARESDLERLFRKYGKVERVDMKAGFAFVYMEDERDAEDAIRALDRYEYGRTGRRLRVEWTKNDRVAAGRSGSGSRRSSSSMRPSKTLFVINFDAQGTRTRDLERHFEPYGKIVNVRIRRNFAFIQYESQEDATRALESTNSSKLMDNVISVEYAKKDDDARGNGYSPERRRDRSPDRRRRSPSPYRRERGSPDYGRGASPVAHRRERTSPDYGRGRRSPSPYRRARLSPDYKRDDRRRERVASPENGAVRNRSPKKERDESRSPPPYEKRRERSRSRSKSSPENGQVESPGQIMEEDAVRGYDGAESPIRESSPSRSPQAEE
- the LOC104761211 gene encoding serine/arginine-rich splicing factor RS41 isoform X3, with amino-acid sequence MQGFAFVYMEDERDAEDAIRALDRYEYGRTGRRLRVEWTKNDRVAAGRSGSGSRRSSSSMRPSKTLFVINFDAQGTRTRDLERHFEPYGKIVNVRIRRNFAFIQYESQEDATRALESTNSSKLMDNVISVEYAKKDDDARGNGYSPERRRDRSPDRRRRSPSPYRRERGSPDYGRGASPVAHRRERTSPDYGRGRRSPSPYRRARLSPDYKRDDRRRERVASPENGAVRNRSPKKERDESRSPPPYEKRRERSRSRSKSSPENGQVESPGQIMEEDAVRGYDGAESPIRESSPSRSPQAEE
- the LOC104761211 gene encoding serine/arginine-rich splicing factor RS41 isoform X2; the encoded protein is MKPVFCGNFEYDARESDLERLFRKYGKVERVDMKAGFAFVYMEDERDAEDAIRALDRYEYGRTGRRLRVEWTKNDRVAAGRSGSGSRRSSSSMRPSKTLFVINFDAQGTRTRDLERHFEPYGKIVNVRIRRNFAFIQYESQEDATRALESTNSSKLMDNVISVEYAKKDDDARGNGYSPERRRDRSPDRRRRSPSPYRRERGSPDYGRGASPVAHRRERTSPDYGRGRRSPSPYRRARLSPDYKRDDRRRERVASPENGAVRNRSPKKERDESRSPPPYEKRRERSRSRSKSSPENGQVESPGQIMEEDAVRGYDGAESPIRESPSRSPQAEE